The Pseudomonadota bacterium region GCACGTTGGCGAACTCCGCCGGCTGACCGCTGCGCTCGCGGTTCAGAATGAAGTTGATGTCGCCTTGCCGGTAGCGGACCACATCCTTGCGGCGATGCTTACCGACAGCGACGAAGCCCATGCGCTCGAACAGATTGGCGAGCGCTTCCGGCTCTGGACTGGTGAACTCAACGAACTCGAAACCGTCAGTCCCTAGCGGATTTTCGGTAACGTTCTGCGCCGTGGCCATGGTGCATCTCCCTCGAGCGTGTCTGGCGATGAGGACGCCGTCCGCCCCAACGCGGCGCGCTGCGCGACCCCGATTCTTGCGGCGGCGTGGGACATCCTCGTGAGGACCTCATAGTATTTTGTTTCAAATGAAATTAAAATAGCAGGATGAAGAAACGTGCCCGTAAAGCTGCCGACGGAAACCGCAACACCCTGCGCCTACAGGATTTTTTGCCGTACCGTCTGTCCGTGCTGTCGAACCGTGTCAGCGGCCTGATCGCCACTGAGTACTCCGACCGCTTCCGCCTCACGATCCCCCAATGGCGCATCATGGCCGTGCTCGCCGAGCACGAGGAGCTCATGGCGAGGGATATCGAGCCTATCGTGCGCATGGATAAGGTGGCGATATCCCGCGCAGTTCGCGTGCTCGCGGACCGCCGCTTCGTGCGCCGTCGGGCCAGCCGTGAAGACGGGCGCGTCACCTGGCTGAGCCTCACGGCCTCCGGGCGCCGGGTCTACCAGCAGGTCCGCCCCATCGCCCAACGGCATGAGGATCGGCTGTTGGAAGCCCTGAACAAGCAAGAAATCGACGCCCTGTGGCGCCTGCTGGACAAGCTCGACCTGCAGGCTGAACGACAGGCCCAGGCGTTGGAGGGGGAAGAATGAGCCCTCTCACCCGATCGCTCGCCGCCGTGGCGCTCGGCCTGCTCTTCGCGGCCGCCGCCAGCGCCCAGGACGGTCCGGGTAAGCCGATCAAGACCACCGTAGCCTACGAGCCGGTGATCGCACTGGCGCCCGAGTCGCGTGAGCTCACCGCCTGCGGGGTACAGATCACCGTGCTGCGCGACGACCAGCCGCTGATCACCACCTCACTCACCCAGCGACGGGAGGGAGAGCAGACGCGCGTGCTTTGGTGTTCGCTGCCTCGCGACCTTCTGCAGGCTACGCCCAGAACCGGCGTGGCTGCCCTGGAAGTGCGCAGCACCATGCGCCTAGAGACGCCGATCAACCTACCAGGCGCCTCACCGCGATCCAGGTGCACGGCTATCGAGGACAACTCATTGCTTTTTCAACGACTGTTCCTTTCCGGAGGCACTCTGCGCATCGCCTTGGAGGATCAACCTACGCTGTCGGTGACCTTGCAACGACCGCTGCCCGCGGCACTGAGATCGGCCTACCTCAACTGCGCCGGTGATCTGTTCCGACCGGAGGACGCCGACTAACGCGGCAGACCCGATCCGATTCCCAGGGCGCCGAAGTCTGCGGTGGCGGCGAAGTAGTCGGCGAGGGCTCGAAAGTAGGCAAGGCGCGCGTCGATCGCCGCGATACGCGCATCAGCCGCGCGCTCCTCGCGCAGGTTGACCACCAGTAGATCGCTCGCCCCTTCGCTGAACTTCACCCGCTCCGCTTCTTCCAGACGCTGGGCCGCAACCACCTGAACTGAGGTGATGCTGGCGAAGCGCACGTCCGCCACGATCTGCTCAGCGATGCCCAAGACTTGCGCGTCGAGCTGGTCGGCAAGCAGGCGACGCTCCTGCTGCAGCGACCGGATGTTGGCCCGCGCTTCGTCGATTTGCCCCTGTGCCTTGCGTCGACGCAGCGGGTACTTTACGTCGAGGCTCACGATCACATCGTTGCCCTGACGGGTCTCGCTACCGGCACCGAAGTCTCGCGCTAGCTTCACCTCCAGATCCAGCTGAGGCTTAAAGGCGTTCTCGCCGAGAGCCACGCGATTGCGCTCCTTCTCCACCTGCGCATCCACGGCGACCAGCGAAACCTGCTGCTCCATCGCGCGCAACAGATCGGTGGGAAGGTCATCGATGATCGCGCGACTCACGGCGGGGAACTCCAAGGGTAGACGGGCGCCGGGTGGTGCCGTCGTGTCGCCATCTGCATCGCGCAAGTACAGGCTCAGTTGTAAGCCCGCAACCCGGAAGTCTCGCTCTGCTTGCACCACCAGCGACTGGCGCTTGAACAGATTCTGGGCGTTCTCGACGAGGAAGATCTCCGCCAGATCCCCTTCGGCAATGCGCCGCCGCAAAGCGTCGTCGCGGCGCACGGCAAGATCCAGCAACTCGCTGTACACCACCAGCTTCTGCCCCGTCGCCACCCAACGCCAGTAGGCGCGCAAGGCGCCGTGCTGCACCTGAACCTGCGTGCGCAGCAGCTCCAGATTCGTAAGGCGCAGATCCAAATCTGCCTGGCGCAGGGCGAAGCGGCGAGGGCCAAACTGGCGATCCTGGAGCAAGGCGAACACCACACCCACGTTGATCTCGCCCAAATCGTTGGTGACGTACTCGTCCTGGTAGATGGGGAAGTCCGCATCGCTGATACGGTAGCCGCCCGAGAATTCGATCGCGTCGCCGCGAATGGGCTTCACCACCTTGGAGTCGACCGTAAGCCCCTCGTAGAAGCCACTGAACCAATTTAGGGACTTGGTCTGCCATTCACTGTCGTAGGCAACACCTTGAGCGGACAGCACCTTTGCACGCGCGGCGGCGGCTTTCTCCACCGCAGCGAGAATTTTCGGAAAGGACTCGATTGAAGAGCGCAGCACCTCATCGCTTTCGAGCGCAGGCGCCGTGCCTAAGTCCTCCGGACCGCCCATTGGACCGAGGGCCTGAAGAGCCTCGGGACGCGCGATCACATCCGCTAGGCCCAAGGCCTCCTGCGTATCCAACTGCTGAGCGGCTGTAGGCCCGGCGAGCAGGCAGACCAGGGACGGCAGCCAGCAGGTCAACGCAGGCCCCGTAGGAACGGTCATTCAGTCAGGGCCGCGATCGACGCGGGAGCCCCTCGCGCCTCCGGTGGCCGCGGCGGGAAGCTGTTGAGGCGACGCCAAAGCTCGTAGCCGAGCTTCACCTCACTCAGCAGGATCCAGCCCTGGGCTCGGGCCCCGAGCCGCAGGTAGCGCTCTTCGGGCCACGGATCGGAGGGATCCTCCGTAACCAACACGCGAAAGCGTCCGTTAGCCGAGGCCACCGGATCCACCGACGCGACAATGCCGCCAAAGGTACCGATCGCCACCTCGGGCCAGCCACCGAATTGCACCGAGGGCCATCCCTCGAAGCGAAGCCGTACCAGCCGTCCTGGCTCCACGATGGACGCATCGAGGCCGGAAATGTAGATCTCCGCCGCCAGACGCACACCGGACGGCACGAAGGAGGCGATGGTCTGCCCCGGTGATACGAGCGTGGCCTTGTCCCCCGCCTCGATGGTGACGATGGTGCCCGCGCGCGGCGCCAACACCGTGCGCAAAGACTGGCGGGACAGGTTGATGTCGAGGCCAGCGAGCGAGGCACGATCAGACTCCGCCTTGGCGCTCGCCTCCCGATACTTGATCTCCGCCCCCTCGAAATCGACGCGGGCCACCAGCCCCTGATCGAACAAGCGCTTCTTGCGATCGTAATCGAGGCGGGCCGTCTCCGCCGCTAAGCGAGACGCTTGGTAGCGATTCTCCGCCGCGGCGCGCTCCTGCTCTAAGCGCGTGATGAACTGGGGATCGAGGTCGATGATCTCGACGATGGGATCTCCCGCCTCGACGACGCTGCCATCGCGCACGAACCAGCGGGAGATGCGCCCGCCGGCAAGCGCCGTGATGGCCTGGGAGCGATCCGCCGGGTCGAGGGCCGTAACGCTGCCACTGCCCACGGAGGTTTGCACCCACGGAGTGAAGCGCAAGAACAACACGAGCATGACGATAGCGGGCACGATTGACAGGGCCACCGCGAGCCCCACGCTGGGCAAGCGAATGCTCTGAAAGTTATCGAAGTACTGCCTATGCTCCGGATTAGCAAACATGCCGAAACGGAAGCGACTTGCCCCTCGACGCCCTCCGGATCGATGTGCGCTGATCTCAACCATGGCTTCCCTCCTTGGACTGCGCCAGGGCGCCGAGTTCACCGCCAGCGGTCACATCGGAGATCCCCTGCTCAATCTCGAAGCTGATTAGACCGGCGAGCGTCTCGAAGGTGCGTGGCTCGTCGCCAGTGATCTGCGGGTCGAGCAGGGCGTAGCGATCGAAGGCGTCCAAATCACGTCGGTTGGATAGGAAGATCAACGTGATACTAAGCTCCCGGGCGCGCGCCACGATGGCGCGACGGTGCGCGCACTGTAGGGCATCGAAGTGCGGTGCGATCACCAGCACCCTCGGTCGCATCAGCAGCGCTTGGACAACTTTCACGCGCATCGCTTCGGTGGAAACGAGGGGGTAGCCGTCAGCGGCAACGCGCAGTTCCAAACCCTCCACAAGCTCATCGAGGGCATCGCTCAA contains the following coding sequences:
- a CDS encoding MarR family transcriptional regulator, producing the protein MKKRARKAADGNRNTLRLQDFLPYRLSVLSNRVSGLIATEYSDRFRLTIPQWRIMAVLAEHEELMARDIEPIVRMDKVAISRAVRVLADRRFVRRRASREDGRVTWLSLTASGRRVYQQVRPIAQRHEDRLLEALNKQEIDALWRLLDKLDLQAERQAQALEGEE
- a CDS encoding TolC family protein, whose amino-acid sequence is MTVPTGPALTCWLPSLVCLLAGPTAAQQLDTQEALGLADVIARPEALQALGPMGGPEDLGTAPALESDEVLRSSIESFPKILAAVEKAAAARAKVLSAQGVAYDSEWQTKSLNWFSGFYEGLTVDSKVVKPIRGDAIEFSGGYRISDADFPIYQDEYVTNDLGEINVGVVFALLQDRQFGPRRFALRQADLDLRLTNLELLRTQVQVQHGALRAYWRWVATGQKLVVYSELLDLAVRRDDALRRRIAEGDLAEIFLVENAQNLFKRQSLVVQAERDFRVAGLQLSLYLRDADGDTTAPPGARLPLEFPAVSRAIIDDLPTDLLRAMEQQVSLVAVDAQVEKERNRVALGENAFKPQLDLEVKLARDFGAGSETRQGNDVIVSLDVKYPLRRRKAQGQIDEARANIRSLQQERRLLADQLDAQVLGIAEQIVADVRFASITSVQVVAAQRLEEAERVKFSEGASDLLVVNLREERAADARIAAIDARLAYFRALADYFAATADFGALGIGSGLPR
- a CDS encoding biotin/lipoyl-binding protein encodes the protein MVEISAHRSGGRRGASRFRFGMFANPEHRQYFDNFQSIRLPSVGLAVALSIVPAIVMLVLFLRFTPWVQTSVGSGSVTALDPADRSQAITALAGGRISRWFVRDGSVVEAGDPIVEIIDLDPQFITRLEQERAAAENRYQASRLAAETARLDYDRKKRLFDQGLVARVDFEGAEIKYREASAKAESDRASLAGLDINLSRQSLRTVLAPRAGTIVTIEAGDKATLVSPGQTIASFVPSGVRLAAEIYISGLDASIVEPGRLVRLRFEGWPSVQFGGWPEVAIGTFGGIVASVDPVASANGRFRVLVTEDPSDPWPEERYLRLGARAQGWILLSEVKLGYELWRRLNSFPPRPPEARGAPASIAALTE